A part of Paenibacillus sp. sptzw28 genomic DNA contains:
- a CDS encoding beta-galactosidase — MFVGVDYYPEYWPAELMDEDIDGIVKLGSNMVRIGEFSWHLMEKEEGAFDFSFFDGVIAKLKNNGLSVMFGTPTATFPAWLAKKHPSILSKDETGGVRAFGGRRQYCFNSDIYFRYSSLITRKLVAHYSDEPAVVSWQIDNEFGHEGSDMCFCDQCHSGFQQFLERKFGGDIALLNETYGTIFWGQTYNAFSEIPLPTKTITVHNPALQLDWARFRSYSVNRFGARMAAIVREEKGQNQSVTTNLPGGFFDKWYDHAEHAEALDFVSYDNYPVWGGLAEPITPAAIALGHDFNRGLKGANFWIVEELMGAQGHDVIGYLPRPNQARMWSMQAFAHGCSDLLYFSWRAMTRGAEQFCMGIVDHDNRRGRKYEEVQSVFRDIRPYADVLQSEIKADVAVLYDYDNIWSWRIQRQSGAFDFRNELLRLYTPFHSLNCRIDVIPVSRDFGGYKVLVVPALQMIDKALGERLATFARDGGTVVFSFRTGIRDKDNNVYFGMELPGYAAEMSGVVIRGSEAIPAGCSVPVVPAAAGWEAAQDSASACEVWRDLLTPTTAEVLYRYDDPFFPEAAVTRNRFGSGTVYYIGGGMGEEILDRITRSIVNERDIWHIKSDKGVEVVLRESGERKVWFVLNHTGDTQSFQGQRLNPYESRIVEAGRPLF, encoded by the coding sequence ATGTTTGTAGGCGTTGATTATTATCCGGAGTATTGGCCTGCCGAACTGATGGATGAGGATATCGACGGGATCGTGAAGCTGGGCAGCAATATGGTGCGGATCGGCGAGTTTTCCTGGCATCTGATGGAGAAAGAAGAAGGAGCGTTTGATTTCTCATTCTTCGACGGGGTCATCGCCAAGCTGAAGAATAATGGTTTGTCTGTCATGTTCGGCACTCCCACCGCGACCTTTCCGGCGTGGCTGGCGAAGAAGCACCCCTCCATTCTGTCCAAGGATGAGACGGGCGGCGTACGAGCTTTCGGCGGAAGGCGGCAGTACTGCTTCAACTCGGATATTTACTTCCGCTACAGCTCGCTCATTACGCGAAAGCTGGTGGCGCATTACAGCGATGAACCGGCGGTCGTCTCCTGGCAGATCGATAACGAATTCGGCCACGAAGGCAGCGACATGTGCTTCTGCGATCAGTGCCATTCGGGATTTCAGCAGTTTCTGGAGCGGAAATTCGGCGGCGATATCGCTTTGCTGAACGAGACTTACGGTACGATTTTCTGGGGGCAGACCTATAACGCCTTCAGCGAAATTCCGCTTCCGACAAAGACGATTACCGTTCACAACCCCGCCCTTCAGCTTGACTGGGCAAGGTTTCGATCCTATTCCGTGAACCGTTTCGGCGCCCGTATGGCGGCCATTGTGCGGGAAGAAAAAGGCCAGAATCAAAGCGTGACCACCAATCTGCCGGGCGGATTTTTTGACAAATGGTACGATCATGCCGAGCACGCCGAAGCGCTGGATTTCGTCTCTTACGACAATTATCCGGTCTGGGGCGGGCTCGCCGAACCGATCACGCCTGCGGCCATCGCGCTCGGGCACGATTTCAACCGGGGGCTGAAAGGGGCGAATTTCTGGATCGTGGAGGAGCTGATGGGCGCGCAGGGGCATGATGTAATCGGGTATCTGCCGCGTCCCAATCAGGCGCGAATGTGGTCGATGCAGGCGTTCGCTCATGGCTGCTCGGACCTTCTCTATTTCAGCTGGCGCGCCATGACGCGCGGAGCTGAGCAGTTCTGCATGGGTATCGTCGATCACGACAACCGCCGCGGACGTAAATACGAGGAAGTCCAGTCCGTCTTCAGGGACATCCGGCCTTACGCGGACGTACTGCAATCGGAAATTAAGGCGGACGTCGCCGTTCTGTACGATTACGACAACATTTGGTCGTGGCGCATTCAGCGGCAGAGCGGGGCTTTTGATTTTCGGAACGAACTGCTGCGGCTCTATACACCTTTTCACAGCTTGAACTGCCGCATCGATGTGATTCCGGTCTCGCGGGATTTTGGCGGCTATAAAGTGCTCGTGGTACCCGCCCTGCAGATGATTGACAAGGCGCTGGGCGAACGGCTGGCCACTTTCGCTAGAGACGGCGGGACGGTCGTGTTCTCTTTCCGCACCGGCATTCGGGACAAGGACAATAACGTGTACTTCGGCATGGAGCTGCCCGGGTACGCGGCGGAGATGAGCGGCGTTGTCATACGCGGCTCGGAGGCGATTCCGGCAGGCTGCAGCGTCCCTGTCGTACCCGCGGCAGCGGGCTGGGAAGCAGCGCAGGATTCCGCTTCGGCCTGCGAGGTATGGCGCGATTTACTGACCCCGACTACGGCTGAAGTTCTGTACCGATACGATGATCCGTTCTTCCCGGAGGCGGCGGTGACCCGTAACCGGTTCGGCAGTGGAACCGTCTATTACATCGGTGGTGGCATGGGCGAGGAGATTCTTGACCGAATCACGCGTTCTATTGTCAACGAACGGGATATCTGGCATATTAAGAGTGATAAAGGCGTCGAAGTGGTGCTTCGGGAATCGGGAGAGCGCAAAGTCTGGTTCGTGCTGAACCATACCGGAGACACTCAAAGTTTTCAAGGCCAACGGCTGAATCCTTATGAGAGCAGGATTGTAGAGGCCGGACGGCCTTTATTCTAG
- a CDS encoding LacI family DNA-binding transcriptional regulator yields MATIKDIAQKASVSIATVSRVLNYDPNISVADDTRKRIFEIAQELNYKTLRERSGQTGKERYRIGLVNWYSEQEEMLDPYYLAIRLGVEKECFQRQMELVKLFVTAGGFGLTEGREEPLDGIVAIGRFEQDDLERFPPQLENIVFVDSSPDDNRFDSVVIDLRKSVGEVLDYLTRAGHTSIGYIGGHNIINNKRVQDERELVFVQWLSSRGIYDPELVYTGENLYSEDGYKLMKSALAGEKLPTAFFIENDSMAVGALRALHEARLRVPRDISIVGYNDIAISAFLQPPLTTVKVHMEHMGETAVELLADRLTAKRHIAKKIVLPTRLTIRESSGEPPKRG; encoded by the coding sequence ATGGCTACAATAAAAGATATCGCCCAGAAGGCGAGCGTTTCCATAGCCACCGTATCGCGGGTGCTGAACTATGATCCCAATATATCGGTAGCGGACGATACGCGCAAACGGATTTTTGAAATCGCGCAGGAGCTGAATTACAAGACATTGCGGGAGCGAAGCGGGCAAACCGGCAAGGAACGCTACCGCATAGGCTTGGTGAACTGGTACTCCGAGCAGGAGGAAATGCTCGATCCATATTATTTGGCGATCCGGCTGGGCGTGGAGAAGGAATGCTTCCAACGCCAGATGGAGCTGGTTAAGCTGTTCGTTACCGCCGGCGGCTTCGGCCTCACCGAGGGACGCGAAGAGCCGCTTGACGGCATTGTGGCCATCGGACGGTTCGAGCAGGATGATCTGGAACGGTTTCCCCCTCAACTCGAGAACATCGTATTTGTCGACTCTTCTCCGGACGACAACCGGTTCGACTCCGTCGTAATCGACCTTCGGAAATCGGTCGGTGAAGTGCTCGATTACTTAACCCGGGCCGGCCATACGTCCATCGGTTATATCGGGGGCCACAACATCATCAACAACAAGCGGGTTCAGGACGAGCGCGAGCTTGTTTTCGTACAGTGGCTTTCCTCCCGCGGTATTTACGACCCGGAGCTCGTGTATACGGGAGAAAACCTTTACTCCGAGGACGGCTATAAGCTGATGAAATCGGCTCTGGCCGGTGAGAAGCTTCCGACGGCCTTCTTCATCGAGAATGATTCAATGGCTGTCGGCGCACTTCGCGCGCTGCATGAAGCGAGACTTCGCGTACCGCGCGACATCTCGATCGTCGGGTACAACGACATTGCGATCTCGGCTTTTCTGCAGCCGCCGCTTACGACTGTGAAGGTGCATATGGAGCATATGGGCGAGACGGCGGTAGAGCTTCTCGCGGACCGGCTCACTGCCAAGCGCCACATCGCGAAGAAGATCGTGCTGCCGACTAGGCTGACCATCCGGGAGAGCAGCGGAGAACCGCCGAAGCGGGGGTAA
- a CDS encoding glycerol-3-phosphate responsive antiterminator → MPFKGQPILPAVHKLKDVEALLASPYTYVVLLGGHLGQLKSIVDLAASHDKKILLHADLIDGLKNDEYAAEFLCQSIRPAGLISTRAAVIQKTKQNRLLAIQRLFLIDSDALERTYALVEKIRPDYIEVLPGVMPHMIQEVRTRTGIPVIAGGLIRTPADVEQAIAAGASAITTSRRELWNTI, encoded by the coding sequence ATACCGTTCAAAGGACAGCCGATTCTGCCGGCCGTTCATAAATTAAAGGATGTGGAGGCGCTTCTCGCCTCCCCTTATACGTATGTGGTGCTGCTCGGCGGCCATCTCGGCCAATTGAAAAGCATTGTCGATTTGGCGGCAAGCCATGACAAGAAGATACTGCTTCACGCGGATCTTATCGACGGTTTGAAGAACGATGAATATGCCGCGGAATTTTTGTGCCAGTCGATTCGGCCGGCCGGACTTATTTCAACGCGGGCGGCCGTCATTCAGAAGACGAAGCAGAATCGCCTGCTTGCCATTCAGCGCCTGTTTCTGATTGACTCGGACGCGCTGGAGAGAACCTATGCGCTTGTTGAGAAAATCCGGCCCGATTATATTGAAGTACTGCCGGGAGTCATGCCTCATATGATTCAAGAGGTGCGGACCCGCACAGGCATTCCGGTCATAGCAGGCGGGCTCATTCGTACGCCTGCCGACGTGGAGCAGGCCATCGCGGCAGGAGCGTCGGCAATCACGACCTCGCGGCGGGAGCTTTGGAACACCATTTAG
- the glpK gene encoding glycerol kinase GlpK — MERYMLALDQGTTSTRALLINREGAIFHIARQELMLHYPEPGWVEADADAIWTSVIYVVKKLLEDTGISADRIDGIGITNQRETTVVWEKDSGRPIHRAIVWQSRQTAEICEKLQADGHDDLFRARTGLLIDPYFSGTKAAWLLDKIDGARAKAERGELLFGTIDTWLIWKLTGGRVHVTDASNASRTLMYNIHERRWDDDLLALLGIPRAMLPDVRSSSELYGHVDPALFGHPLPIAGAAGDQQAALFGQACFEQGCVKNTYGTGCFMLMNTGDQAIASSRGLLTTIAWELDGRVEYALEGSVFVAGAAVQWLRDGLEMIASAEESEQLASEVDGTDGVYVVPAFVGLGTPYWNSDVRGAVFGLTRGTSKAHFVRAVLESLAYQTKDVLSAMQEESGLPLKTLSVDGGAVSNNLLMQFQSDLLGVPVERPVINESTALGAAYLAGLAVGFWESREQIARLRQVERLFRPAMDEGKRQALYGGWQRAVKAAMAFV, encoded by the coding sequence ATGGAGCGTTACATGCTGGCTCTTGATCAAGGAACAACGAGCACACGCGCCCTGCTGATCAACCGGGAGGGCGCTATCTTCCATATCGCCAGGCAAGAGCTGATGCTGCATTATCCGGAGCCGGGCTGGGTGGAAGCGGATGCCGATGCGATCTGGACTTCGGTAATTTACGTCGTTAAGAAGCTGCTCGAGGACACGGGCATATCCGCAGACCGTATCGACGGCATCGGAATTACGAACCAACGTGAAACCACCGTCGTCTGGGAGAAGGACAGCGGACGCCCCATTCACCGGGCGATTGTATGGCAGTCGCGGCAGACGGCGGAAATATGCGAGAAGCTGCAGGCAGACGGACATGATGACCTGTTTCGTGCACGGACAGGTTTGCTGATCGACCCTTATTTCTCCGGCACAAAGGCTGCCTGGCTGCTCGACAAGATCGATGGAGCAAGGGCAAAGGCGGAACGGGGCGAGCTGCTGTTCGGTACGATCGATACATGGCTGATCTGGAAGCTTACCGGCGGGCGCGTGCATGTAACGGATGCGTCAAACGCTTCGCGTACGCTTATGTATAACATTCACGAGCGTCGCTGGGACGATGACCTGCTCGCTCTCTTGGGAATCCCGCGGGCAATGCTGCCTGATGTACGCTCTTCCTCCGAGCTTTACGGGCATGTGGACCCGGCGCTGTTCGGGCATCCGCTGCCGATTGCCGGAGCGGCCGGCGACCAGCAGGCGGCACTGTTCGGGCAAGCCTGCTTCGAGCAAGGCTGCGTGAAGAACACATACGGCACAGGCTGCTTCATGCTTATGAATACGGGCGACCAAGCGATAGCCTCGAGCCGGGGTCTGCTGACGACAATTGCCTGGGAGCTGGATGGCCGCGTCGAATATGCGCTGGAAGGCAGCGTATTCGTCGCCGGCGCCGCTGTTCAATGGCTGCGCGACGGGCTGGAGATGATCGCCTCGGCGGAGGAATCCGAGCAGCTCGCCTCCGAGGTGGACGGCACGGACGGCGTTTACGTCGTCCCCGCTTTCGTCGGTCTGGGAACGCCGTATTGGAACAGCGATGTTCGCGGCGCGGTTTTCGGCCTGACCAGAGGCACGAGTAAAGCGCATTTTGTGCGCGCCGTGCTGGAATCGCTCGCTTATCAGACGAAAGACGTTCTGTCCGCCATGCAGGAGGAGTCGGGACTTCCGCTCAAGACGCTCTCGGTGGACGGCGGCGCAGTATCCAACAACCTGCTCATGCAGTTCCAGAGCGATCTGCTGGGTGTCCCTGTCGAGCGCCCCGTCATCAATGAATCGACTGCGCTTGGGGCGGCATATCTGGCCGGGCTCGCGGTAGGATTCTGGGAAAGCCGTGAGCAAATCGCCCGGCTGAGGCAGGTGGAGCGTCTGTTCCGGCCCGCCATGGACGAGGGGAAACGTCAAGCGCTCTACGGGGGCTGGCAGCGTGCGGTAAAAGCAGCCATGGCGTTTGTATGA
- a CDS encoding glycerol-3-phosphate dehydrogenase/oxidase, with the protein MINKASGAFAAQNRLQLLEEIEREPVDVLIIGGGITGAGIALDAASRGLRTALVEMQDFAAGTSSRSTKLVHGGLRYLKQLDIGVVAEVGKERAIVFENGPHVTTPEWMLLPLYAGGTFGKWSTSIGLRLYDFLAGVKRSERRKMLSARETLAKEPLLRRDGLKGGGYYVEYRTDDARLTIEVMKEAVKLGALAVNYARVEEFRYDDNNRVTGAVIRDTLSGRQFTVSAAKIVNATGPWVDELRDMDGSKNGKTLRLTKGVHLVFDGSRFPLRQAVYFDTPDGRMVFAIPRNGKTYFGTTDTNYKSDTANPHMTAEDRSYLLQAANFMFPEQKLTEADVESSWAGLRPLIQQEGKSPSEISRRDEIFVSPSGLLSIAGGKLTGYRKMAETVVDKLAELLLQEGNAVSQPGCMTRTIPISGGDVGGSSGFPRFVSGRIREGVKRGFSEAEAKFLTERYGSNVDALFQLAEEARERIGKYGLPLPVAVQLMYAIANEMAVKPVDFFIRRTGDLFFNIEGVRKWKEPVTAAMAEILGWSEDERKTNAAELERQLAEAVEPQPE; encoded by the coding sequence ATGATAAATAAAGCAAGCGGCGCATTCGCCGCTCAGAACAGATTGCAGTTGCTGGAAGAGATCGAACGCGAGCCTGTGGATGTACTCATCATCGGGGGCGGAATTACCGGTGCGGGCATCGCGCTCGATGCCGCGAGCCGCGGTCTGCGCACCGCGCTGGTGGAAATGCAGGACTTCGCGGCAGGGACATCCAGCCGTTCCACCAAGCTGGTGCACGGCGGACTGCGGTATTTAAAACAGCTGGACATCGGGGTAGTCGCGGAGGTCGGCAAAGAGCGGGCGATCGTATTTGAGAACGGGCCGCATGTCACGACGCCGGAATGGATGCTTCTGCCGCTATACGCAGGCGGCACCTTCGGTAAGTGGTCCACTTCGATCGGCCTCCGCCTATATGATTTTCTCGCGGGCGTAAAGCGGAGCGAGCGGCGCAAGATGCTGAGCGCGCGGGAAACGCTCGCCAAAGAGCCGCTCCTGAGGCGCGACGGGCTGAAGGGCGGCGGCTACTATGTCGAATACCGGACTGACGATGCCCGGCTGACGATTGAAGTAATGAAGGAAGCGGTGAAGCTAGGCGCGTTGGCCGTCAATTACGCCCGCGTCGAGGAGTTCCGGTACGACGATAATAACCGGGTTACAGGCGCTGTCATTCGCGATACGCTCAGCGGAAGGCAGTTTACCGTAAGCGCCGCGAAGATAGTCAACGCAACGGGGCCGTGGGTCGATGAACTGCGCGATATGGACGGTTCCAAGAACGGGAAGACTCTCCGGCTGACCAAGGGCGTCCATCTGGTGTTCGACGGTTCTCGTTTCCCGCTGCGTCAAGCAGTTTACTTTGATACTCCTGACGGCAGGATGGTGTTCGCCATTCCGCGGAACGGAAAAACGTATTTCGGAACCACGGATACGAATTACAAGTCCGATACGGCAAATCCGCATATGACGGCCGAAGACCGCAGCTACTTGCTGCAAGCTGCCAATTTTATGTTCCCGGAGCAGAAGCTGACGGAAGCGGATGTCGAGTCCAGCTGGGCCGGACTGCGGCCGCTCATCCAGCAGGAGGGCAAGTCGCCGTCCGAGATATCCCGGAGGGACGAAATTTTCGTCTCACCTTCCGGACTCCTCTCCATCGCGGGCGGGAAGCTGACCGGCTACCGCAAAATGGCCGAGACAGTAGTCGACAAACTTGCGGAACTTCTACTGCAGGAAGGAAACGCGGTTTCACAGCCCGGCTGCATGACCAGGACGATCCCGATTTCCGGGGGCGACGTTGGCGGTTCGAGCGGCTTCCCCCGCTTCGTCAGCGGCAGGATTAGGGAAGGCGTGAAACGCGGCTTCTCCGAGGCGGAAGCGAAATTCCTGACGGAGCGCTATGGCTCTAACGTCGATGCACTCTTCCAACTGGCAGAGGAGGCGCGTGAACGGATCGGTAAGTACGGGCTGCCGCTACCGGTGGCGGTACAGCTTATGTACGCCATCGCCAATGAGATGGCAGTAAAGCCAGTCGATTTCTTTATCCGCCGGACCGGCGACCTGTTCTTCAATATTGAAGGGGTCCGCAAGTGGAAGGAACCGGTCACCGCTGCGATGGCGGAAATTCTGGGCTGGTCGGAAGACGAACGGAAAACAAATGCGGCCGAGCTGGAGAGACAGTTGGCCGAGGCGGTAGAACCGCAGCCGGAATAA
- a CDS encoding TIGR00730 family Rossman fold protein, which translates to MKRVCVFAGSNVGASPEYAQKAVQLGEVIADKDFELVYGGSRIGLMGRVADSVLAAGGKVIGVMPRNLFKGEMIHPGLTELHEVDSMHERKALMSEMADSYIALPGGLGTYEELFEVVSWSQLGIHKKPVGVLNVAGFYQPMAEMFRQAVLAGFMQQTNLGLIIFEEDPELLIDKLINYMPPEQTYKWNELA; encoded by the coding sequence ATGAAACGGGTATGTGTCTTTGCGGGTTCGAATGTCGGGGCAAGCCCCGAGTATGCACAGAAAGCGGTACAGCTGGGAGAGGTTATTGCCGACAAAGATTTTGAACTCGTTTACGGAGGCTCCAGAATCGGACTAATGGGGCGCGTCGCCGACTCGGTATTGGCAGCAGGAGGAAAAGTGATCGGGGTAATGCCGCGAAATCTGTTCAAAGGGGAAATGATTCACCCCGGGTTGACCGAATTGCACGAAGTGGACAGCATGCATGAAAGAAAAGCGTTAATGTCGGAGATGGCGGATTCCTATATCGCATTGCCGGGCGGGCTGGGCACTTATGAAGAATTGTTCGAGGTGGTCAGCTGGTCGCAGCTCGGCATTCACAAGAAACCGGTGGGTGTATTGAATGTAGCCGGCTTCTATCAGCCTATGGCGGAAATGTTCAGGCAGGCGGTTCTTGCCGGCTTCATGCAGCAAACAAACCTCGGGTTAATCATCTTTGAGGAAGACCCGGAGCTTCTTATTGACAAGCTCATTAACTATATGCCCCCGGAGCAAACGTATAAATGGAATGAACTTGCGTAA
- a CDS encoding helix-turn-helix domain-containing protein codes for MAETIHSNNDTDTRNSNCTESGNSSICEVLKILGAKWAFLVLDELLSGPMRFSQLKRKVSIVKTQSLTDTLRHLEQNGLVNRQVFPTVPVSVEYSLTEKGSDFQAALKEMDKWVQKWGTQQQQTIEKTSP; via the coding sequence ATGGCGGAAACGATACACTCCAATAATGATACGGACACAAGAAACTCCAACTGTACGGAGTCAGGGAACTCCAGCATCTGTGAAGTCTTGAAAATACTCGGGGCGAAGTGGGCTTTCCTGGTGCTCGACGAACTGCTTAGCGGACCGATGCGTTTTAGCCAGCTCAAAAGAAAAGTGTCCATCGTAAAGACGCAGTCGCTCACGGACACGCTTCGCCACTTGGAACAAAACGGACTTGTAAACCGTCAAGTATTTCCTACAGTACCTGTAAGTGTTGAGTATTCCTTGACCGAGAAAGGCAGCGATTTCCAGGCCGCCTTAAAGGAAATGGACAAATGGGTGCAAAAATGGGGAACCCAACAACAACAAACAATCGAGAAAACAAGTCCATAA
- a CDS encoding DNA-binding protein → MEVFQDWNQKVKKTFNATSNEVVLTVTEAGSLIGLSKDQMKIFVDKHKLTKVPIMRSVHRYLLLKSEIDELLG, encoded by the coding sequence ATGGAAGTCTTTCAAGACTGGAACCAGAAGGTTAAGAAAACATTTAACGCAACGAGTAATGAGGTCGTATTGACGGTGACCGAAGCAGGAAGCCTGATCGGTCTCTCCAAGGACCAAATGAAAATTTTCGTCGATAAACACAAGCTTACCAAGGTCCCCATTATGAGAAGCGTCCACAGATATCTCCTGCTGAAGAGCGAGATCGACGAATTACTGGGATAA
- a CDS encoding GtrA family protein produces the protein MKNRLAPLLKFCFVGALNTGVDLIVFMLLTAGGVMYMPAQYISYGAGICNSYLLNSSWTFRGTGKRNRREISRYIAVSLLSLAVASIILELLHEHTRLTLFVCKLIATAGSVTVNYAGSRYWVFGSPHKRSISLRENRNERV, from the coding sequence ATGAAAAACCGGCTGGCTCCGCTGCTCAAGTTCTGTTTCGTGGGGGCTCTGAATACGGGAGTAGACCTGATCGTATTTATGCTTCTTACCGCTGGAGGCGTGATGTATATGCCTGCACAATATATTTCTTACGGCGCCGGAATTTGCAACAGCTACCTATTGAACAGCAGCTGGACTTTCCGCGGCACCGGGAAGCGGAATCGAAGGGAGATCAGCCGGTACATTGCCGTAAGCCTTCTGTCGCTGGCCGTCGCCTCTATCATTCTGGAATTACTGCATGAGCACACGCGGCTTACACTGTTCGTTTGCAAGCTGATTGCAACGGCCGGAAGTGTCACCGTCAATTATGCGGGGAGCCGGTACTGGGTATTCGGTTCCCCGCATAAGCGCTCGATTAGTTTGCGTGAAAACAGGAATGAAAGGGTATAA
- a CDS encoding glycosyltransferase family 2 protein: MKANVRYSIVVPMYNEEAVIEETYRRLKKVMGITGETYELLFVNDGSKDRCADIIKEYSCWDGTVNLIDFSRNFGHQVAITAGMDYASGDAVIIIDADLQDPPELILQMIEKWKEGYEVVYAQRVKRNGESWFKKWSASLFYRVLRASTEISIPVDTGDFRLIDRKVCEEMRRLPESNRFVRGLVSWVGFRQIAVEYERDERLAGETKYPLRRMIKLCLDGITSFSYKPLKLAGYAGALLSLAGFFYLIHVLYLALFTNATMKGWPSVVSIMLIFNGFVLIMLGILGEYVGRIYDETKARPLYIVRECYGLKKKEKPVKKGVI, from the coding sequence ATGAAAGCGAACGTGCGTTATTCCATTGTCGTCCCGATGTACAACGAGGAAGCCGTTATAGAGGAAACCTACAGAAGGCTGAAGAAGGTAATGGGCATAACGGGAGAAACATATGAGCTTCTGTTCGTCAACGACGGCAGCAAGGATCGATGCGCCGATATCATCAAGGAATACAGCTGCTGGGACGGGACGGTTAATTTAATCGATTTCTCCCGCAATTTCGGACATCAGGTCGCTATTACCGCCGGCATGGACTACGCTTCAGGGGATGCTGTCATCATAATCGACGCCGATCTTCAGGACCCTCCGGAGCTGATTTTGCAAATGATCGAAAAGTGGAAGGAAGGCTATGAGGTCGTTTACGCGCAGCGGGTGAAACGAAATGGCGAAAGCTGGTTCAAGAAATGGTCGGCCAGCTTGTTCTACCGGGTGCTGCGCGCATCGACTGAAATCTCGATTCCTGTCGATACGGGAGACTTCCGCCTGATCGACCGGAAGGTATGCGAGGAGATGAGGCGCCTCCCGGAGAGTAACCGTTTTGTGCGGGGGCTGGTCAGCTGGGTAGGTTTTCGTCAGATTGCGGTCGAATATGAACGTGATGAGCGGCTGGCGGGAGAGACGAAGTATCCGCTCAGAAGGATGATCAAGCTCTGTCTGGACGGCATAACCTCATTCTCCTATAAACCGCTGAAGCTGGCGGGTTACGCGGGAGCGCTTCTGTCGCTGGCCGGTTTCTTTTATTTGATTCATGTGCTGTATTTGGCGTTATTTACGAATGCCACAATGAAAGGATGGCCGTCAGTCGTCAGCATTATGCTTATATTCAACGGGTTCGTTCTCATTATGCTCGGAATTCTCGGCGAGTACGTTGGCCGTATTTACGATGAGACCAAAGCCCGTCCTCTATATATTGTTCGTGAATGTTACGGTTTGAAGAAGAAGGAGAAGCCTGTCAAGAAGGGTGTTATCTGA